The Halorubrum salinarum genome segment CCGGGCCGCCACGGGGCCGGTCCGCTCCGCCAGCGCGTCGCTCAGCCCGGCGAGACACCACGCGCGGGAGACGTTGAGCCCGATCAGGTGCATCGCGGCGCCGTCGCCCTCGTCCGGCTCGACGTCGACGGGCGCGAGCAGCGCGTCGTGCGGGGGCGCGCTGAGATCGGGCAGGAATCCGCCGAGCCACGTCGCGAACGGGTCGGGGTCGAGGACGCGGCGCATGAGGTCCGCCTCGACGAGCGCCGGCGAGAGGAAGTCCCAGCCGACCGGCTCCGCGCCGACGACCGCGGCGGTGTCGTCGGCGTACAGCCGCCGCGCCGTCGCCTCGGCCTCGCGTTCGAGGGCGGCGTCGCCGACGACCCGCGCGTAGTCGAGGACGCCGGCGAGCGCGAACGCGGTGTTGCCGTGGGTCCCGACGCGCTGCGGGCGGTCGACCCCGAGGAACGACTCGCGGGTTCCGCGGCGGATCCGGTCTTCGAGCGGGCGGAGCGTCTCGCGCCACGCGTCGGCGCGCGGGTCGTCCCAGAGGTCGAACTCGGCGGCGAGGCGCAGCAGCCACGACCAGCCGTACGGCTCCTCGAAGCCGGGGTTCTCGTCGAGGTAGTCGACCTCCCGGGCGACGTTCTCGGGCGTCAATCGCTCGTCGACGCCGGCCGCGATCTCGGTCTCGTTCGGGTGGTCGGGGGCGAGCCGCAGCGCGCGGACGAGCGCCCAGTGGCTGTGGACGGCGGAGTGCCAGTCGAAGCAGCCGTAGAAGACGGGGTGGGCCTCCGAGGGCCGCGGGGGCGCGTCCGGCCCCTCCACGGTCCCTTGGTAGTGCGGGTACTCGGTCTCGACACCGTCGAGCGGGTGCGCGGCCAGCGCGGTCGCGACGGCGTCGTCGAGCGCGTCCGCCCGCCCGGCCCGGAGCGCGTCCGGCGACAGCTCCTCGAAGGCGTTCATGGCGGCGGGTCGGCGGCGCGCCTGTTCAATCGGTCGGTCCCGTGCGGCGCGGCGGCGCGGGCGCCCGGTCGGCCCGCCCTCTCCGGTCGGACCGCGTCACCTTGTCGGACCGCGTCACCTCGCCGGCCCGCTCACGCCGGGTTCTTCCGCGTGAGGTCGCTGCCGCAGATCGGACACCGCTCTTTGTTCTCGTCGAAGGTGCGGTTACAGCCGACGCACTGGAAGCGCCACTCCCGCTCCTCGGTGATCCCCTCCCTGTCGATGGGCTCGACCGGGAGGTCGAGCCGCTCGGCGACGTTCTGCATCGCGTAGTCGTCGCTGACGAGCGTCGCGTGAAGCTCCAGGGCGGTCGCGATGAGCCGGATGTCGGTGTCCGACAGCTCCGCGGCGTCGCCCGAGCCCTTCGCGGCTCGGCGGACCCGGTCGACCGCCTCGGGCGCGGGCACGTGGACGGTCATCCCGGAGCCCTCCATGGCGTCGAACCGGAGCGCGACCTCGCCGGTGAGCTCCTCGTGGACCGCCGGGATGGAGACCACGTCCTCGTCGGTCGTGTACTCGTGGATGAACGCGGACGAGTCGAGGACCTGCATCAGCGGGCGACGACGATGTAGTCTTTTACCGCCTGCACGTTCGCGACCGGGACTCGGAGCCGCCCCATCTCGTCGAACTCGAAGTCGACGCGCTCGTGTCTGAGCTGCTCGTGTGGGCTGACGAGGAGGTGGTTCAGCTCTCCCGACTCGAGGTTCATCGTAATGTTGTACAGGTCCCCGAGTTCCGTGCCGTCGGAGCTCATCACCGCCTTCCCGGAGAGGTTCTCCGCGAGGATGTCGACCATACCCGCACGGTCCCGGGCGACGGTATTAAACGCCACGGGGCGTCGGACGGGCGACGAACGCGGATCGGGCGCTCACCGCCGCCGTTCGTCGCGGCATTTTGAAAGGCTTAACTGACGGCCGGGCGCAAGAGACGGTATAACCTTCTCGGGGCGATCACATATGACCGACCACACACACGCGGACACCCTGCGAACCCCCATCGTCGCCGTGCTGGGGCACGTCGACCACGGCAAGACGAGCCTGCTCGACACGATCCGCGGCTCCGCCGTCAGCGAGGGCGAGGCCGGCGCGATCACCCAACACATCGGGGCGACGGACATCCCGCTCGACACCATCTCCGGGATGGCGGGCGAGCTGATCGACCCGTCGGACTTCGATTTACCCGGCCTGCTGTTCATCGACACGCCGGGGCACCACTCCTTCTCGACGCTGCGCGCCCGCGGGGGC includes the following:
- a CDS encoding NOB1 family endonuclease: MQVLDSSAFIHEYTTDEDVVSIPAVHEELTGEVALRFDAMEGSGMTVHVPAPEAVDRVRRAAKGSGDAAELSDTDIRLIATALELHATLVSDDYAMQNVAERLDLPVEPIDREGITEEREWRFQCVGCNRTFDENKERCPICGSDLTRKNPA
- a CDS encoding PRC-barrel domain-containing protein, whose product is MVDILAENLSGKAVMSSDGTELGDLYNITMNLESGELNHLLVSPHEQLRHERVDFEFDEMGRLRVPVANVQAVKDYIVVAR
- a CDS encoding DUF2891 domain-containing protein, encoding MNAFEELSPDALRAGRADALDDAVATALAAHPLDGVETEYPHYQGTVEGPDAPPRPSEAHPVFYGCFDWHSAVHSHWALVRALRLAPDHPNETEIAAGVDERLTPENVAREVDYLDENPGFEEPYGWSWLLRLAAEFDLWDDPRADAWRETLRPLEDRIRRGTRESFLGVDRPQRVGTHGNTAFALAGVLDYARVVGDAALEREAEATARRLYADDTAAVVGAEPVGWDFLSPALVEADLMRRVLDPDPFATWLGGFLPDLSAPPHDALLAPVDVEPDEGDGAAMHLIGLNVSRAWCLAGLSDALAERTGPVAARLREPLDAAARRHAEAGAADVLTDDYAGSHWLSSFALYLLTRNEAGIAPGAA